A section of the Cygnus olor isolate bCygOlo1 chromosome 14, bCygOlo1.pri.v2, whole genome shotgun sequence genome encodes:
- the IL12B gene encoding interleukin-12 subunit beta yields MSHLLFAVLSLLSFAALLEAQWKLRENVYVIESEWNDETPAKKLELTCNTSNEALPVYWKKGTELKGTGRTLIAEVKEFPDAGNYTCLTANTHEVVSYDFFLISKIDSNGQMIRSILKSYKEPNRTFLKCEAKNYSGIFMCSWMTENESPNVKFTIRSLKGSHGDVTCSSPVAHTDKSVTEYTAQCQKENYCQFAEEHQPIEMFLEVIDEVEYENYTSSFFIRDIIKPDPPQCQYAGTNGTVTWTYPRTWSTPKTYFPLTFKVKVERRKKHEKQDYDTDEQSIQIPVIGPKDKISVKARDRYYNSSWSEWSSLCR; encoded by the exons ATGTCTCACCTACTATTTGCCGTACTTTCATTACTTTCCTTTGCTGCCCTTTTGGAAGCCCAGTGGAAACTGAGAGAGAACG TGTATGTCATAGAATCTGAGTGGAATGATGAGACACCAGCTAAAAAATTGGAGCTCACCTGTAACACATCCAATGAAGCACTGCCAGTTTACTGGAAAAAGGGCACAGAACTGAAAGGAACTGGAAGGACTCTGATTGCTGAAGTGAAAGAGTTCCCGGATGCCGGCAACTACACCTGTCTGACAGCTAATACCCATGAAGTTGTCAGCTACGATTTCTTCCTCATAAGTAAAATAGACTCCAACGGGCAAATGATAAGGTCAATTCTGAAAAGTTATAAAG AGCCAAACAGGACGTTTTTAAAATGTGAGGCAAAGAACTACTCTGGAATTTTCATGTGTTCATGGATGACAGAAAATGAGAGTCCAAATGTGAAGTTCACAATCAGAAGTCTTAAAGG CTCTCATGGAGATGtcacctgcagcagccctgtAGCTCACACTGATAAATCAGTGACTGAATACACAGCCCAGTGCCAGAAAGAAAACTACTGTCAATTTGCTGAAGAGCACCAGCCAATTGAGATGTTCCTGGAGGTCATTGATGAGGTGGAATATGAGAACTACACTAGCAGCTTCTTCATTAGAGATATCA TAAAACCTGATCCACCCCAATGTCAGTATGCAGGCACAAATGGAACAGTGACCTGGACGTATCCCAGAACATGGAGCACACCAAAGACCTACTTCCCTTTGACTTTCAAGGTCAAAGTTGAACGtagaaagaaacatgaaaagcag GATTATGACACTGATGAGCAGTCTATTCAGATTCCAGTGATTGGGCCAAAAGACAAGATCTCTGTGAAGGCCAGGGATCGCTATTATAACTCATCCTGGAGTGAGTGGTCTTCACTTTGCAGGTAA